Proteins encoded within one genomic window of Rhodothermaceae bacterium:
- a CDS encoding 50S ribosomal protein L1 encodes MARKGKRYQNASKVIQEAGGGPFTLQEAADVLKSIKTAKFDESVDLDLRLGVDPRHADQMVRGSVALPHGTGKEIRVLVLASPDKQEEATSAGADHVGLDDYVKRIQEGWTDIDVVIATPNVMSKIGRLGRVLGPRGLMPNPKSGTVTMDVAGAVKAVKAGKIDFRVDKQGNLHTGIGRVSFSATQIEENARAFLMEVLRLRPASAKGAYVRSITLSTSMGPAVEISCAEAINVAR; translated from the coding sequence ATGGCAAGGAAAGGAAAACGTTATCAGAATGCTTCGAAGGTGATTCAGGAGGCAGGGGGTGGTCCATTCACATTGCAAGAGGCTGCAGACGTACTCAAGAGTATTAAGACTGCGAAGTTTGACGAATCAGTAGATTTGGACCTACGACTTGGTGTGGATCCACGTCATGCTGACCAGATGGTTCGTGGGAGTGTGGCGTTACCCCATGGAACAGGAAAAGAAATCCGGGTTCTTGTCCTTGCAAGTCCTGACAAACAGGAAGAAGCTACATCTGCTGGAGCGGATCACGTAGGTCTGGATGACTATGTTAAGCGCATTCAGGAGGGCTGGACAGATATTGATGTAGTGATTGCCACTCCAAACGTAATGTCCAAGATCGGCCGCCTAGGGCGGGTACTGGGTCCAAGGGGACTGATGCCTAATCCCAAAAGCGGAACGGTTACGATGGATGTTGCTGGCGCAGTGAAGGCCGTCAAGGCTGGGAAGATAGATTTTCGCGTTGATAAGCAGGGGAACCTGCACACCGGGATCGGGCGTGTATCTTTTTCAGCAACCCAGATTGAAGAAAATGCACGGGCATTTCTGATGGAAGTGTTGCGCCTGCGCCCCGCATCCGCAAAGGGTGCATATGTTCGTTCGATCACCTTATCCACCAGTATGGGGCCCGCCGTCGAAATATCGTGCGCGGAAGCCATTAATGTTGCTCGATAA
- the rplK gene encoding 50S ribosomal protein L11, with protein MAAGKPVENLIKLQVKAGQANPAPPIGPALGQYGLNIMDFCNQFNAATKDRMGLVLPVVISVYADKSFSFIVKSPPAAVLLLQAIDANKGADDSIRNKVGTVTWDTCRDIAQKKMDDLNAFDLDKGAAMIAGTARSMGIIVTGRPA; from the coding sequence ATGGCTGCAGGAAAACCCGTTGAAAACCTTATCAAGCTTCAAGTCAAGGCTGGGCAGGCGAATCCGGCTCCACCCATTGGCCCCGCACTCGGGCAATACGGCTTGAATATCATGGATTTTTGTAATCAGTTCAATGCGGCAACCAAGGATCGCATGGGGCTGGTGCTTCCCGTGGTGATCAGTGTCTATGCAGACAAGTCCTTCTCCTTCATCGTCAAAAGTCCCCCTGCTGCAGTGCTTTTGTTGCAGGCGATTGATGCCAACAAGGGTGCAGATGATTCCATCCGCAATAAAGTTGGTACCGTGACCTGGGATACTTGCCGTGATATTGCACAGAAAAAAATGGATGACCTGAACGCGTTTGATCTGGATAAAGGGGCGGCTATGATTGCCGGGACTGCTCGGTCAATGGGAATTATTGTGACGGGACGTCCGGCTTAG
- the nusG gene encoding transcription termination/antitermination factor NusG, giving the protein MNRSLKPEFRWYALQTFSGHEKKVKEYIIETIEHEGLGDQVREILIPTQNVFVMRGGKKRTREKTDLPGYMLVNAALDKQLVHVFKEQIFKQKREAIKWLPTRDHPEPLLEEDINRILGRIDEAREAGDKPEIPYATGDSIRVIDGPFNNFSGVVDDVYPDKMKVRVMVSIFGRKTPVELDYLQITPEE; this is encoded by the coding sequence ATGAATCGGTCACTGAAACCCGAATTCAGGTGGTATGCCCTGCAGACGTTCTCGGGGCATGAGAAAAAGGTGAAAGAGTATATCATTGAGACCATCGAGCACGAAGGTCTTGGTGATCAGGTCCGGGAAATTCTGATCCCAACCCAGAATGTCTTTGTCATGCGCGGTGGAAAAAAGCGCACGCGTGAAAAAACGGATCTCCCTGGTTATATGCTGGTGAATGCTGCACTTGATAAGCAGCTGGTTCATGTATTCAAAGAGCAAATCTTCAAGCAAAAGAGGGAGGCGATCAAATGGTTGCCTACACGCGACCATCCAGAGCCGCTATTAGAGGAGGATATCAATCGGATTCTCGGCCGCATTGATGAGGCCAGAGAGGCGGGGGATAAACCGGAAATCCCCTATGCAACGGGTGATTCGATTCGCGTGATTGATGGTCCATTCAATAATTTTTCTGGAGTCGTGGATGATGTATATCCAGATAAAATGAAAGTCCGGGTGATGGTCTCCATCTTCGGTCGAAAAACCCCGGTTGAATTGGATTATTTACAGATCACTCCTGAAGAATAG
- the secE gene encoding preprotein translocase subunit SecE, whose protein sequence is MKKLAVKTRSYLEEVATEMRKASWPQRRELINHTVITLVASFVLALFIFGADRVISRILDLIYPG, encoded by the coding sequence ATGAAGAAATTAGCTGTCAAAACTCGGAGTTACCTCGAAGAAGTCGCTACAGAGATGCGCAAGGCCAGTTGGCCTCAAAGAAGAGAGTTGATCAATCATACGGTGATCACGCTCGTGGCCAGCTTTGTGCTTGCATTATTCATTTTTGGTGCAGATCGAGTGATTAGCCGAATCCTCGATTTGATCTACCCAGGTTAA